The stretch of DNA CCGGCCCCGAGGATCATGAGCACCGCGAGCCCCACCAGGTACGTTCCCGACCACCAGGTGAGTCCGCCGCCGACCGTCGCGACCACCGGCAGGGCGAGAAGCACCACGATCGCTTCCAGGATCAGGGATCCCGCGACCACGCCGCGGAAGCCCTTCCACGGGTCCTTGGTCGGCGGGCCGAACTCCGGTTCCGAAGCACGGGGGTCCTGCTCGCTCACGCTGGGTCCTTTCCGAAGAGGGTGCGGGCCGCACCGGCGGTCACGACTGATCCGGTGACCACGACGCCCGCCCCCGATACTGCCTCACCGGGCTCGGCGACCTCCTCGGCAAGTCCGATGGCCGTTTCCAGGGCGTCCGCGAGGGTCGGCGCCACCACGACGCGTTCGTCGCCGAATTTGGCGACCGCGAGATTGGCGAGGTCCTCGACGTCCATGGCCCGCGCCGAACCGTTGTGCGTCACCACGAGCTCGTCGAACACCGGTTCCAGCGCCGACAGGATGCCGTCGACGTCCTTGTCCCCCATCACGCTGACGACGCCGACGAGTTTGCGGAAGTCGAATTCGGCGGTCAGCGCGGCGGCGAGCGCACGGGCCCCGTCCGGGTTGTGCGCGGCGTCGAGGAAGACGGTCGGGGCGTTGCGCACGCGTTCGAGCCGGCCGGGATTGACGACCGAGGCGAACCCCTCCCGGATCGCGTCCTGGTCGAGCTGGCGCTCCGGCCCGGCACCGAAGAACGCCTCGACGGCCGCGAGCGCGAGCGACGCGTTACGCGCCTGATGCTCCCCGTGCAGGGGCAGGAAGATGTCGGTGTAGATCCCGCCGAGGCCCTGGAGTTCGAGCTGCTGGCCGCCGACGGCGATCTGCCGGGCGAGCACCGTGAATTCGGAGCCCTCCCGCGCGACCGCGGCATCCACCTCGACGGCACGGCGAAGCAGCACGTCCATCACTTCGGGCGTCTGTTCGGCGAGGATGGCGACCGTGTCGCGGGGCACGAGAGCGTCCTCGCGACCCTTCTTGATGATGCCGGCCTTCTCCTGCGCGATCCCGGCGAGGTCGTCGCCGAGATACTCCGCGTGATCGAGGCTGATCGGGGTGATCACCGCGATCTGCCCGTCGATGACATTGGTTGCGTCCCAACGCCCGCCGAGGCCCACCTCGACGACGGCGACGTCGACGGGCGCCTCCGCGAACGCGGCGTACGCCATCGCGGTGAGCACCTCGAACTTGCTCATCGCCGGGCCGCCCGCGGCCTGCGACTGCTGGTCGATCATCTGCACGTACGGTTCGATCTCCCGGTACGTGTCGACGTAGCGGCGCGGCGACACCGGGCGTCCGTCGATGCTGATCCGCTCGGTGGCGAGCTGCAGGTGCGGGCTGGTGGTGCGGCCCGTGCGCCGGTGCAGCGCGGTGAGCAGCGCGTCGATCATCCGCGTCACCGACGTCTTGCCGTTGGTGCCGGTGACGTGGATCGCCGGGTACCCGTGCTGGGGGGATCCGAGGATGTCCATCAGCGCCGCGATCCGGCTCAGCGACGGCTCGATCTTCGTCTCGGGCCACCGCCGGTCGAGTTCCGCCTCGACCAGCGTCAACTCCGCGAGGTCGACGGGGCTGACTTCCTCCGGCGTGAAGTCGGGCGAGCTCACGCGCCTTCCAGCTCCTTCAGTCGCTTGGTGATGCGTTCGATTTCTTCTGTCGCAATCTGCTGACGCGTCCGGATCTTGTCCTTGACGGCGTCGGGAGCCTTCGCGAGGAACGCCTCGTTGGAGAGTTTCGCGGTGGTCCCGGCGAGTTCCTTCTGCGCGGCCGCGAGGTCCTTCTCCAGCCGTGCCTTCTCGGCGCCGAGGTCGACGTTGCCGGACGTGTCGAGGTCGACGGTGACGGTCGCCTTGCTCAGGCGGACCTCCACCGACGCCGACGCGGCGAACCCGTCCTCCGGGTCCGTCAGCCGGGCCAGCGACGTGACCGCGGCGAGCTGCGTGTCCAGATCGGCCTCGGTGATCCCGCTGATCCGTGCGGGCACCCGCTGCGACGGCTTGAGACCCTGGTCGCTGCGGAACCGGCGCACCTCGGTCACCAGCCGCTGCATGTCCTCGACACGCTGCGCCGCAACCACATCCGCGGCGACCTCTCCCGCCTGCGGCCACTGCGCCACGACGACGGACTCGCCGCCGGTGAGCGCCTTCCACAGGGTTTCCGTGACGAACGGGATGACCGGGTGGAGCAGTCGCAGCAGCGCATCGAGGACGTTGCCGAGCACTGCCCTCGTGTTCGCCGCGACGGTGTCGTTCTCGGCGAACTGCACCTTGGCCAGTTCCAGGTACCAGTCGCAGACCTCGTCCCACGCGAAGTGGAACAGCGCCTCGCAGGCCTTGCTGAACTCGTACCGGTCGAAGGCGGTGTCGACATCGCCGCGCACCTGGTCGAGACGGTCGAGGATCCACCGGTCCGCGTCGGTCAGTTCGCCGCGTCCGGGCAGCGGCGCCGGCGCGGCGCCGTTCATGAGGGCGAACTTGGTCGCGTTGAACAGCTTGGTCGCGAAGTTCCGGGACGACTGCGCGTGATCCTCGCCGACGGACAGGTCGCTGCCGGGGTTGGCGCCGCGGGCCAGCGTGAAGCGGAGAGCGTCGGCGCCGAAACGGTCGACCCAGTCGAGGGGGTCGATGCCGTTGCCCCGCGACTTCGACATCTTCTTGCCGAACTGGTCGCGAACGAGGCCGTGCAGGAACACGTCGTCGAACGGCATCTGCGGTCCGGACTTGCCGCCGGAGATGGCGTCGTCCTCCGACACGTACGTGCCGAACATCATCATCCGCGCCACCCAGAAGAACAGGATGTCGTAGCCCGTGACGAGAACGCTTGTGGGATAGAACTTCTCCAGCTCCGGCGTCTTCTCCGGCCAGCCCATGGTCGAGAACGGCCACAGCCCGGAGGAGAACCAGGTGTCGAGGACGTCCGGGTCCTGCACCCAGCCCTCGGGCGCGGTCTCGTCCGGTCCGAAGCACGCGACCTCGCCGTCGGGGCCGTACCAGATCGGGATCCGGTGACCCCACCACAGCTGACGCGAGATGCACCAGTCGTGCATGTCGTCGACCCACGCGAACCATCGCGGTTCCTGACTTGCCGGGTGAATGACGGTGTCACCGTTGCGGACCGCGTCACCCGCCGCCTTGGCCAGGGACTCGACCTTCACCCACCACTGCAGCGACAGGCGAGGCTCGATGGACTCCCCGGTGCGCTCGGAATGCCCGACGCTGTGCAGGTAGGGCCGCTTCTCGGCGACCACGCGTCCCTGCTCGGCGAGCGCTTCCCGCACCTTGACCCGCGCCTCGAAGCGGTCGAGACCGTCGAATTGCGTTCCCGTGTCGGCGATCTTGCCGGTCTTGTCCATGATGGTGGGCATCGGCAGGTTGTGCCGCAGGCCCATCTCGAAGTCGTTGGGGTCGTGCGCCGGCGTGATCTTGACGGCGCCGGTGCCGAATTCGGGGTCGACGTACTCGTCCGCGATGATCGGGATGTCGCGCCCGGTGAAGGGGTGTTCGAGCGTCGTCCCGATCAGGTGCCTGTACCGCTCGTCGTCGGGATGGACGGCGACGGCGGTGTCGCCGAGCATCGTCTCGACACGGGTGGTGGCGACCACGACGTGCGGTTCGTCGTCGTTCAGGGAGCCGTACCGCAGGGAGACCAGCTCGCCCTCGACGTCCTCGAACTTCACCTCGATGTCGGAGATCGCGGTCTGCAGCACGGGCGACCAGTTGACGAGTCGCTCGGCCCGGTAGATCAGACCGTCGTCGTACATGCGCTTGAAGATGGTCTGGACGGCGCGGGAGAGCCCGTCGTCCATGGTGAAGCGGTCGCGGCTCCAGTCGACGCTGTCACCGATGCGGCGCATCTGGCCGCCGATGGTGCCACCGGACTCGCGCTTCCAGTCCCACACCTTGTCGATGAACAGCTCGCGGCCGAAGTCTTCCTTCGTCTTGCCGTCGACGGCGAGCTGCTTCTCGACCACGGTCTGCGTCGCGATGCCGGCATGGTCCATGCCCGGCAGCCACAGCACCTCGTAGCCCTGCATCCGCTTGCGGCGGCTCAGTGCGTCCATCAACGTGTGGTCGAGAGCGTGACCCATGTGCAGGCTGCCGGTCACGTTCGGCGGCGGCAGGACGATGGAGTACCCCGGCTTGTCACTGTGGGGGTCCGCGCGGAAGTAACCGGCGTCTACCCAGCCCTGATACAGATCGTCCTCGACGGAACTGGGGTCCCAGCTCTTCGGGAGGGCATCGGCACGGTTCTGGGGATTTTCTGGAGCTGCACTGGTCACCCGTCGAGTCTAATGAACGCACCGGCGACCCACGACGGGGCTACCGTGCGGCCCCGCTACTGGTCGCTGAACAGCGCGCGGTGCACCTCGGTGGCGGTGCGGTGCTCCGGGTCGACGGGACGCAGCGCCTCGCCGGCGTCCTCTCCGCTTGCCTGGGATCCTGCGGTGCTGTGCAGCTCGGAGAAGAGCTGCACGTGGTGGTCGTTCAAGGGATTCCTCCGGTTCGTCTGCCGCATCCGATGCGGCAACCACTCGAGAATGTCGAGTATGCATCGAAACCCCCGCCGATCGGCGGCGACACGACGACCGGCGCGCCGGTGGTAACGAAATGCCGTGACCCGACGACTATCCGGGCGTGCCTGCCGGAACCGGCGGCGCACCGACCCGCTGACCGCAACCCCCGACTGCGGTCAGCGAGGTCGACACATCTGCCGCCGAGATTATTCGCCCCGGCCGCCTTCGGCGTCCCGCTTGGCGAACGCGAGTTGCATCTCCCAGCCTTCGATATTGCCCTCGAGTGCGGAGGCGCGACGCTCGGCGCTCGGGTACATGGCGGCGAATCCCGACTCGACGACGCGCAGGAGGGTGCCGCCGTCCCGCTCGGACAGGAAGAACTCGACCAGAGTGGACGTGCCCTCCACGAGGGGCCGCGCGGGATCGTCTCCGCCACGGAACGAGACGTGGTGGGGTGCGTCGGACTTCACCGGAAGAATCGGAAAGCGCCCGTACGGGGGGAACTCCACGACGAAGACGTCACCCTCGCGCGTGGTGGTGGTCTTGCCGGGATCTCCGTCGCCGATGAACCAGCCGGGTTCACTCACCAGCCGGAACACCCGCTCGATGGGGGCGTCGATGTGGATCTCGCGCTCGATCCTGTCCTGGGACGCTTCCGGAACGCTCATGATCATCCTCACCTCTCGACAATGTGCTACCCCACGGTTGCATATCTGCGCTTGCTTGCGCAACCCTCAGGTTGCACTCGATCGAAAGGTGGAGCGGAAAACGCATCCGGGTGCCCACCCCGACGCCGGACGGCGTGGGGCGGGCACCCGGGAAACGTGTCAGCTGAAGTGCGCCAGCAGGGCGTCGCGCTGACGGTCACCGAGGCCACGGAGGCGACGGGTCGGCGCGATCTCGAGGTTGGCCATGATCTCCTGGGCCTTGACCTTGCCGATCTTCGGCAGGGCTTCGAGGATGGCGCTGACCTTGGTCTTTCCGATGATGTCGTCGACATCTGCCTTGGACAGGACCTGCTTGAGGGTGATGTCACCGGACTTGAGCTTGTCCTTGAGCTCTGCGCGTGCCTTACGAGCGGCGGCGGCCTTCTCGAGAGCTGCTGCCCGCTGTTCGTCAGTGAGCTGGGGAAGTGCCACGATGTCTCCTTCATTCGGGGTACGTATCGAACACCGTAGCGATTGAACGGCCACTTCACCGCATCCATCGGACGTGTCGCGCATCCTGTCCGATTCGAAGGGCCCCTGTTCGCGGGTCCCGCGGCGCGAAAAATGCCAGGACGGGG from Rhodococcus opacus B4 encodes:
- the folC gene encoding bifunctional tetrahydrofolate synthase/dihydrofolate synthase, translating into MSSPDFTPEEVSPVDLAELTLVEAELDRRWPETKIEPSLSRIAALMDILGSPQHGYPAIHVTGTNGKTSVTRMIDALLTALHRRTGRTTSPHLQLATERISIDGRPVSPRRYVDTYREIEPYVQMIDQQSQAAGGPAMSKFEVLTAMAYAAFAEAPVDVAVVEVGLGGRWDATNVIDGQIAVITPISLDHAEYLGDDLAGIAQEKAGIIKKGREDALVPRDTVAILAEQTPEVMDVLLRRAVEVDAAVAREGSEFTVLARQIAVGGQQLELQGLGGIYTDIFLPLHGEHQARNASLALAAVEAFFGAGPERQLDQDAIREGFASVVNPGRLERVRNAPTVFLDAAHNPDGARALAAALTAEFDFRKLVGVVSVMGDKDVDGILSALEPVFDELVVTHNGSARAMDVEDLANLAVAKFGDERVVVAPTLADALETAIGLAEEVAEPGEAVSGAGVVVTGSVVTAGAARTLFGKDPA
- a CDS encoding valine--tRNA ligase; amino-acid sequence: MTSAAPENPQNRADALPKSWDPSSVEDDLYQGWVDAGYFRADPHSDKPGYSIVLPPPNVTGSLHMGHALDHTLMDALSRRKRMQGYEVLWLPGMDHAGIATQTVVEKQLAVDGKTKEDFGRELFIDKVWDWKRESGGTIGGQMRRIGDSVDWSRDRFTMDDGLSRAVQTIFKRMYDDGLIYRAERLVNWSPVLQTAISDIEVKFEDVEGELVSLRYGSLNDDEPHVVVATTRVETMLGDTAVAVHPDDERYRHLIGTTLEHPFTGRDIPIIADEYVDPEFGTGAVKITPAHDPNDFEMGLRHNLPMPTIMDKTGKIADTGTQFDGLDRFEARVKVREALAEQGRVVAEKRPYLHSVGHSERTGESIEPRLSLQWWVKVESLAKAAGDAVRNGDTVIHPASQEPRWFAWVDDMHDWCISRQLWWGHRIPIWYGPDGEVACFGPDETAPEGWVQDPDVLDTWFSSGLWPFSTMGWPEKTPELEKFYPTSVLVTGYDILFFWVARMMMFGTYVSEDDAISGGKSGPQMPFDDVFLHGLVRDQFGKKMSKSRGNGIDPLDWVDRFGADALRFTLARGANPGSDLSVGEDHAQSSRNFATKLFNATKFALMNGAAPAPLPGRGELTDADRWILDRLDQVRGDVDTAFDRYEFSKACEALFHFAWDEVCDWYLELAKVQFAENDTVAANTRAVLGNVLDALLRLLHPVIPFVTETLWKALTGGESVVVAQWPQAGEVAADVVAAQRVEDMQRLVTEVRRFRSDQGLKPSQRVPARISGITEADLDTQLAAVTSLARLTDPEDGFAASASVEVRLSKATVTVDLDTSGNVDLGAEKARLEKDLAAAQKELAGTTAKLSNEAFLAKAPDAVKDKIRTRQQIATEEIERITKRLKELEGA
- a CDS encoding SRPBCC family protein is translated as MIMSVPEASQDRIEREIHIDAPIERVFRLVSEPGWFIGDGDPGKTTTTREGDVFVVEFPPYGRFPILPVKSDAPHHVSFRGGDDPARPLVEGTSTLVEFFLSERDGGTLLRVVESGFAAMYPSAERRASALEGNIEGWEMQLAFAKRDAEGGRGE
- a CDS encoding DUF4233 domain-containing protein encodes the protein MSEQDPRASEPEFGPPTKDPWKGFRGVVAGSLILEAIVVLLALPVVATVGGGLTWWSGTYLVGLAVLMILGAGLQGRPWAMKYNLLLQVGLLLGFFVHVSIGSVGVVFAILWGYLLYFRRNVRQRMERGLLPGQRG
- the mihF gene encoding integration host factor, actinobacterial type; translated protein: MALPQLTDEQRAAALEKAAAARKARAELKDKLKSGDITLKQVLSKADVDDIIGKTKVSAILEALPKIGKVKAQEIMANLEIAPTRRLRGLGDRQRDALLAHFS